A portion of the Bactrocera neohumeralis isolate Rockhampton chromosome 2, APGP_CSIRO_Bneo_wtdbg2-racon-allhic-juicebox.fasta_v2, whole genome shotgun sequence genome contains these proteins:
- the LOC126751573 gene encoding elongation of very long chain fatty acids protein AAEL008004 — MSAVRMNDTNTIVDRMVNFLVEHEDMRTKSWFLSNAPGPLFMILAGYLYFCLYAGPRYMRDRKPFELKNTLLVYNAVQVLFSWVLFYEGYKAGWGGHYNFRCQPVTYATDPISMRMARAVWLYYIAKLTELLDTVFFVLRKKQRQISFLHLYHHTLMPVCAFVGVKYFAGGHGTLLGFINSFIHIIMYAYYLLSAMGPKVQKYLWWKKYITILQIIQFLIIFVHTLQIQFQPSCNFPKPIAALLTFNAGLFTYMFSSFYIKNYNKEAALKAKADAAAKQD; from the exons ATGTCAGCTGTACGAATGAATGATACGAATACGATTGTTGATCGTATGGTCAACTTTCTGGTGGAACATGAGGACATGCGTACCAAGAGCTGGTTCCTGTCGAATGCGCCCGGTCCGCTCTTTATGATTTTGGCCGGTTACTTGTATTTCTGTTTGTATGCGGGGCCACGCTACATGCGCGATCGCAAGCCGTTCGAGTTGAAAAACACGCTGTTGGTGTACAATGCTGTGCAGGTGCTGTTCAGTTGGGTGCTCTTCTATGAG GGTTACAAGGCCGGCTGGGGTGGACACTACAATTTCCGTTGCCAACCGGTCACCTATGCGACAGATCCGATTTCCATGAGG ATGGCGCGCGCTGTTTGGTTGTACTACATTGCCAAACTCACAGAGCTGCTCGACACCGTGTTCTTCGTCCTGCGCAAAAAGCAACGACAAATCTCCTTCCTGCACTT GTACCATCACACCCTGATGCCCGTTTGCGCTTTCGTGGGAGTTAAATATTTCGCCG gcGGCCATGGCACACTGCTCGGCTTCATTAACTCTTTTATACACATCATCATGTACGCCTATTACTTGCTCTCTGCCATGGGTCCCAAGGTACAGAAGTACTTGTGGTGGAAGAAATACATTACCATTCTGCAAATT ATTCAATTCTTGATCATTTTCGTGCACACCCTACAAATTCAATTCCAACCCAGCTGTAATTTCCCAAAACCAATTGCTGCTCTGCTCACCTTCAACGCCGGCCTGTTCACCTACATGTTCAGCTCCTTCTACATTAAGAACTACAACAAGGAGGCTGCCCTAAAGGCCAAAGCGGACGCCGCTGCTAAACAGGATTGA
- the LOC126751630 gene encoding uncharacterized protein LOC126751630, translating to MDTLIANSDDSEQYRFISHVDFIRILRDKYREGTKSTFENIKAQVEQKCVRKKQQAEKATTLLSHCRNVLSQLDEQHEMIGKTLKEHTELGKKLNEQIRQQTNSLTNEETAMRQLLQELRQHNQ from the exons atggaTACTTTGATTGCGAATTCTGATGATTCAGAACAATATCGCTTTATATCTCATGTCGATTTTATACGGATTCTCCGTGATAAATACAGAGAAGGTACCAAGAGCACTTTTGAAAACATAAAGGCACAAGTTGAACAAAAATGTgtgagaaaaaaacaacaag CGGAAAAGGCCACAACCTTACTTAGTCACTGCCGCAATGTCTTAAGCCAATTGGATGAACAACACGAGATGATTGGAAAAACTCTTAAAGAGCATACCGAATTGGGGAAAAAGCTGAATGAACAAATACGCCAACAGACAAATAGCCTAACCAATGAGGAAACAGCAATGCGACAATTGCTTCAGGAACTAAGGCAACACAACCAATAA
- the LOC126751520 gene encoding CCR4-NOT transcription complex subunit 10: MLESTISEDSDSKYENSADVEQEYKLIEKAYDEFNSGNYEQCLETLDELEKCNGTNNKLEHNRAVAKFYKSGCKDHITLLKSINENTGSIDRSSPISSKPSYSPIARFNMAVIYYHRHMYETSINTLTPLVDQVEDLEEHMAALVCTFMLRLLLVTNQLRKAAAFLEMLQSPEHKSSLYLNRDTLIGEEASACETATANHENFQRAYKFLAIQTCVMNRKPIVVAEDGSAEFSSLKAHQYYIMKDFQMAAKQLKKVNEIGATGELSDMLNTCIANNMGVIHLRVRHYAIAAKFFQDAITFDKRIAGNMRNVSLYQMSTAHTCEILYNLGIAMLYLRRPKEAYNCFFVPLKSYHSNPRLWFRISEACIMDHEMKMLEEDSKPMITSVVDTGGRKTVFLKPTNNVVYSLDKDALESGPNLHFAVLALRNALTLTTYYKNAFEMTEDDELPTEREKENWRNVKDNNFCNPSRPISKNSLNNMLCAIYAAYSYVSLRLGDYVSALKMAQELLKAEKLSDAHRLLAHMYAGEALLMLDKLEDARPHFEPTFVTNLNAFDFETKDWRVKSLDAAQNVVRYNLAVVMALQGDFELCRNILSSCTHPIVAAKVLSLKTYLDIRMGKCA, from the exons ATGTTGGAGTCAACTATATCTGAGGATTCGGAcagcaaatatgaaaatagtGCTGATGTGGAACAAGAATACAAGTTAATTGAAAAGGCTTACGATGAATTTAATAG TGGCAACTATGAGCAGTGTCTTGAAACGCTTGATGAGTTGGAAAAATGTAATGGAACCAATAACAAGTTGGAACACAATCGTGCTGTGGCGAAATTCTATAAGTCTGGTTGTAAAGATCATATCACgctattaaaaagtattaatgaaaat acTGGATCTATAGATAGATCTAGTCCCATATCGTCGAAGCCTTCCTACAGTCCAATAGCGCGATTCAACATGGCGGTAATATACTATCATCGGCATATGTATGAAACTTCAATCAACACACTTACACCATTGGTGGACCAAGTTGAAGATTTAGAAGAACACATGGCCGCACTGGTGTGTACATTTATGTTACGTCTACTGCTCGTCACTAACCAATTGCGCAAGGCGGCCGCATTTCTGGAAATGCTGCAATCGCCTGAACATAAATCATCGCTCTACTTGAACCGAGATACATTAATAGGCGAAGAAGCTTCAGCTTGTGAAACGGCAACTGCAAACCATGAGAACTTTCAACGTGCTTATAAATTTTTGGCTATACAGACATGTGTTATGAACCGTAAACCTATTGTGGTGGCAGAGGACGGT TCGGCGGAGTTTTCTTCTCTAAAAGCTCATCAATATTATATAATGAAGGACTTTCAAATGGCGGCCAAACAACTGAAAAAGGTCAACGAGATAGGTGCAACTGGGGAACT CAGCGACATGCTTAATACGTGCATTGCCAACAATATGGGCGTAATACATTTGCGTGTACGCCATTATGCCATTGCTGCGAAATTCTTTCAGGATGCTATAACTTTTGACAAGCGTATAGCAGGCAATATGCGCAATGTGTCCTTATACCAAATGAGCACAGCACATACTTGTGAAATACTCTACAATTTGGGTATTGCAATGCTGTACTTGCGCCGCCCGAAAGAAGCTTATAATTGTTTCTTTGTGCCGTTGAAATCGTACCACAGCAATCCGCGTTTATGGTTTCGTATATCGGAAGCCTGCATTATGGATCACGAAatg aaaatgTTAGAGGAGGATAGCAAGCCAATGATCACATCTGTGGTAGATACTGGTGGTCGTAAAACGGTCTTCTTAAAACCCACAAATAATGTGGTTTATTC GCTGGACAAAGACGCACTTGAATCTGGTCCAAATCTGCACTTCGCCGTCTTGGCGCTACGTAATGCCCTTACCCTAACCACATACTATAAGAACGCATTTGAAATGACTGAAGACGATGAATTACCAACAGAACGGGAGAAAGAGAATTGGCGCAATGTTAAGgataataatttttgcaatcCATCTCGGCCGATATCTAAGAACTCGCTTAATAATATGCTCTGTGCCATTTATGCAGCCTACAGTTATGTCTCACTACGTCTGGGCGATTATGTAAGCGCACTCAAAATGGCACAGGAATTGTTGAAAGCTGAAAAACTCTCCGATGCGCAtag ATTGCTAGCGCATATGTATGCTGGTGAAGCATTACTGATGTTGGATAAATTGGAGGATGCGCGCCCACATTTTGAGCCAACATTTGTGACGAACCTGAATGCATTTGATTTTGAGACAAAAGATTGGCGCGTCAAGTCACTGGATGCCGCACAGAATGTCGTGCGTTATAATTTAGCTGTGGTCATGGCATTGCAGGGCGACTTCGAGCTTTGCAGGAACATCTTGAGCAGTTGTACACATCCAATTGTGGCGGCCAAAGTGCTATCGCTGAAGACCTATCTCGACATAAGAATGGGAAAATGTGCCTGA
- the LOC126751543 gene encoding lipase 3-like, with the protein MKFNKVILTSVLLLAMANIAVALTFDEERLRLKQFVTSEERIRSHGYPAESHTVETSDGYLLTLFRIPYSPKLNNQHAKRPAFLLQHGLFSNSDCWLSSGPDNSLAYLLADAGFDVWLGNARGNIYSRANAKITLNSPKFWKFSWHEIGTIDIAAMIDYIRDFTGEQAVHYAGHSQGTTVYLALMSTRKEYNAKIKTAHLLAPCAFFEHGRHAVFQLGALVGTPGGVWNRLLEDMELMPKNAIVNRIADTLCAEQPDLGAQCKKVALWYAGDGYRNTNLTSLQVLIETHPGGSSSNQGIHYLQLSKSHKFRQFDYGIKKNQEVYNQDTPPDYELSKITARTYSYSSANDALCGPRDVDTLVANMPYLVEDYRVPDPSWNHMDFIVANQMREVINDRVVGAAKNYERM; encoded by the exons ATGAAGTTTAATAAAGTGATATTGACCTCCGTGCTGCTGCTGGCCATGGCCAATATAGCAGTAGCGCTAACATTCGATGAAGAGCGTTTGAGGCTTAAGCAATTTGTCACATCT GAAGAACGCATTCGTTCCCATGGCTATCCGGCAGAATCGCATACCGTAGAAACCAGTGATGGCTATCTCTTAACACTATTCCGCATACCTTACTCCCCCAAATTGAATAATCAGCATGCGAAACGTCCAGCTTTTCTTTTGCAACATGGTTTATTCAGCAACTCAGATTGTTGGCTAAGTAGCGGTCCGGACAACTCATTGGCCTACTTGTTGGCCGATGCCGGCTTCGATGTTTGGCTGGGCAATGCCCGTGGTAATATCTACTCGCGCGCAAATGCGAAAATAACCTTGAATAGTCCGAAATTTTGGAAGTTCAGTTGGCATGAGATCGGCACCATTGATATTGCCGCTATGATTGATTATATACGCGATTTCACCGGCGAACAAGCCGTACATTATGCGGGCCACTCGCAGGGCACCACGGTGTATTTGGCGCTCATGTCTACCAGAAAAGAGTACAATGCCAAGATTAAAACGGCACATCTATTGGCGCCATGTGCATTCTTTGAGCATGGCAGACATGCCGTTTTCCAACTCGGCGCATTGGTCGGCACACCTGGTGGGGTGTGGAACCGCCTTCTTGAGGATATGGAGCTGATGCCTAAAAACGCTATAGTAAATCGCATTGCAGACACACTCTGCGCGGAACAACCCGATTTGGGCGCACAGTGTAAGAAAGTCGCGCTTTGGTATGCCGGCGACGGTTACCGCAACACAAATCTG ACTTCCTTGCAAGTGCTGATTGAAACCCATCCGGGCGGGTCGTCCAGCAATCAGGGTATACATTATCTTCAGCTCTCTAAGTCACATAAATTCCGTCAATTCGATTATGGCATCAAGAAGAACCAAGAGGTTTACAATCAAGATACGCCTCCAGACTATGAACTGAGTAAGATTACTGCTCGCACTTACTCGTACTCAAGCGCCAACGATGCTCTGTGCGGTCCACGCGATGTCGACACATTGGTGGCAAATATGCCGTATCTAGTTGAGGACTATCGCGTACCCGATCCAAGCTGGAATCACATGGACTTCATTGTTGCCAACCAAATGCGTGAGGTTATTAACGACCGTGTTGTAGGCGCCGCTAAGAATTATGAGAGAATGTAA
- the LOC126751610 gene encoding sorting nexin-12: MMVESDGTADATRRLNVKKQTLDDAYAVPANFLEIDVVNPLTTMAAGKKRYTDYEVRMRTNLPVFKVKESSVRRRYSDFEWLRNELERDSKIVVPPLPGKAWKRQMPFRGDEGIFDENFIEERRKGLEAFINKIAGHPLAQNERCLHMFLQENVIDKNYVPGKIRNT, from the exons ATGATGGTTGAATCCGATGGTACTGCTGATGCTACACGTCGTCTCAACGTCAAGAAGCAAACTCTCGATGATGCTTATGCGGTACCagcaaattttttggaaatcgacgtGGTCAATCCATTGACAACTATGGCTGCAGGCAAGAAACGTTATACGGACTACGAAGTACGAATGCGG ACGAATTTACCAGTATTTAAAGTAAAGGAATCTAGCGTACGTCGACGATATAGCGATTTTGAATGGTTGAGAAATGAATTGGAACGCGATAGTAAG atTGTAGTACCGCCATTACCCGGAAAAGCATGGAAACGCCAAATGCCATTCCGCGGCGACGAAGGTATATTCGATGAAAACTTCATTGAGGAGCGACGAAAAGGCCTGGAAGCGTTCATCAATAAAATTGCTGGTCATCCGTTGGCGCAGAATGAGCGCTGTTTACACATGTTCTTGCAGGAGAATGTAATCGACAAGAATTATGTGCCCGGAAAGATTCGCAATACATAA